AGAAATTGAAAAACGCAAGGGAAAATAAGCCAGCTTTCTTGGCTAAATTTGGCGATTGAGAGCCACTACTAGTCTGGTGACGCTTTAATGCGCGGACAATTTGTAAAAAAAGAGTTTGCAAATAAAGAAAAAGTAGTGTACTATACTATGTGGAAAATTTGAATACCGAAGTGTTAGGCAGAGGCTCCTGTATAAACATAAGCTATCGCCCAAAAATGTCGAGAGACGCCAATGGGTAAAACAGAGATTGTCGAAATAAGGCTTTCTCCAGGTAGCTAAGAATTTTTTCTTTACGTTATACAGTGCTAAAACTCAGACGAAGCAACTCAATCAACTGAGCTTATTAATTATGGAGTCTCTACTTTCTTGGGTAGGGGCTCTTTTTATTTTGCCAAGGAAAAGATGGAGGTGATGGCTATGGAGGAAGAGCAAGAACAGATAGCGGAAAGTCGACAGCAAGGGAGTTTAATGCTTGATCTCTTAAGGCCATTACCAGGGTCTTTGATTTAGCTTTAGGCTCCCACAGAAAGGAGCATAACGATGAAAAAATTTGAAAACCAAGGTCGCTACCGGCAATTTGCTGCTTATTCTGAAGGCGAGCTTTTTAACTACTATAAAATTGATAAAAACGGCCTCAGCGATGACCAAGTCCAAGCCTTGCGAGAAGAATACGGAGAAAATGTGATCGATTATGGGGACAAAGCTTCCTTAATGGAAGAACTTGTCCAAGCCTATCTCACCCCCTTTACCCTAATTTTAATTGGTCTGGCTATCATTTCATTCTTTACTGACTATGTCTTTGCGGCGGCGGATAGTCGTGATTGTATTAGTTCAGTGATTATTCTGGTCCTGGTCTTTATTTCTGGGACCGTATCCTTTATCCAATCCAAGCAATCCAATGATGCGGCGGAACACTTAAAAGAAATGGTAAAAGTGACTGCCAATGTCAAACGCGCGGGCGATTTTAACGAAATTCCAACCGAAGAGATTGTGTGCGGGGACTTGGTTAAATTATCGGCAGGAGACCTTATCCCTGCTGACTTGCGGATTATTGAAAGTAAGGACCTCTTTGTTTCCCAAGCGGCCATGACTGGAGAATCCTATCCGGTAGAAAAAATGGCCCAGGCTACAGACCATGCTGAGACTGTGGTAGATGAGGCCAACTTGGCCTTTATGGGGTCAAATGTTATTAGTGGTAGTGCAATCGGGCTAGTGATTGCTGTCGGGGAGGACACCCTCTTTGGTGATATTGCTAAAACGGTGACCACTGAAGAAGAAGTCACCAACTTTGACATCGGAATTAGTAAAATTTCTACCCTCTTAATGCGCTTTATGGGAGTGATGGTTCCGGTAGTCTTTCTGATTAATGGTATCCATATGAAGAATTGGCTGGATGCTTTGATCTTTGCCATTTCGGTTGCGGTCGGCTTGACCCCGGAAATGCTTCCGATGATCGTGACCACTAACCTGGTCAAGGGGTCACAAACCATGGCCAAGGGCGGTACCATTGTAAAAAACTTGAATGCCATTCAAAGCTTTGGCGCTATGGATGTCTTATGTACCGATAAAACCGGGACCCTGACCCAAGATAAAATTGTTTTAGAAATGCATTTGAACTGTGATGGCGATGAAGACAGTGGGGTACTCCGCCATGCCTACTTGAATTCCTACTACCAAACCGGTTTGAAGAACCTGATGGATGTGGCCATTATTGAAGCGACCCACCGGGAACTGGACCTGGACCCTAACTACTACCATAAAGTCGATGAAATCCCCTTTGACTTTGAACGGCGGCGGATGAGTGTCGTTGTGGAAGATAAAGCGGGAAAACGGCAACTAATTACCAAAGGGGCGGTGGAAGAAATGCTAGCCATTTCCTCCCTGGTTCTCAAACAAGGCCAAGCCATTCCTTTAACGGATGATCTCCGGCAAGAAATCCGTCAACAAGTCAAAGATCTCAATGAAGACGGTCTAAGGGTCATCGGCATTGCTCAAAAAACCAACCCACCAGCAGTGGATGCTTTTAGCATTGAAGATGAGTCGGATATGCTTTTGATTGGCTACCTAGCCTTCCTTGACCCACCTAAGGAATCCACCCAACCGGCCCTCAAGGCTCTGGCTGACCACCATGTGGATGTGAAGGTTCTGACGGGCGATAATGAAGAAGTTACCCGGTCAGTTTGTCGTCAAGTAGGGATTTCGGCAGATAGTATTATTAATGGGATTGACTTGGAAGCTATGGACGAGGAGGCCTTGGCTCAAGCGGTGGAAGACTACCAAGTTTTCGTCAAAATTTCTCCTCAACAAAAGGCCCAAATTACCCAAATTCTCCAAGATAACGGCCATGTGGTTGGTTTTATGGGTGACGGGATTAATGATGCCGCTGCCTTAACGACTTCTGATGTCGGGATTTCTGTTGATACTGCAGTCGATATTGCCAAGGAATCAGCCGATATCATTCTTTTAGAAAAAGATTTGATGATTTTAGAAAAGGGTGTCGTTTCTGGTCGGGAAATATTTGGAAATATTATGAAATATATTAATATTACGACTTCATCAAATTTTGGGAATACTTTTTCCATCTTGATGGCCTCCTTATTCTTACCTTTCTTGCCCATGATGCCGACCCAACTTTTAGTCTTGAACCTGATCTATGACATCGCCTGCATTTCCATTCCTTGGGATCGCATGGATGCCTCCTACTTGAAGGAACCTAAGAACTGGGACGCTTCGCATGTGAAGAATTTTATGATTTACTTTGGTCCAATTTCTTCCATCTTTGATGTGCTTTCCTTTGTGGCGCTTTATCATTGGATTATTCCCCAAGTCCTAAACGGAACTTATTGGAGCTTATCGACGGGACAACAAGCAGTTTTTGAAGCCTTGTTCCATTCAGGTTGGTTCGTGGTTTCCTTATGGTCACAAACCCTAGTTCTTCATATGCTAAGAACGGAAAAACTACCCTTTATTCAAAGCCGGCCATCCTTTATCTTTACCACGATCACGACCATTGGGATTATCTTTGGTAGTTTATTGCCTCGGACCAAGTTAGGCTTCTATCTAGGTTTAGCCCCCTTACCCGGATCTTTCTGGCTCTTACTGGTGGCTATTGTGATTTCCTATCTGGTCTTAGTGACCTTGGTCAAACATTTCTATGTTAAACATTATGGAAAGTTGCTCTAAGTATACTGGGGCTTGGATTTGACAATTAGGGTGAAATTACCTATACTGATGAAGAATATTAAGCAAGACAAGCCCAGTAGTGGTTAACAGTTGACTTGATAGCGAGCTAGTGGTTGGTGGAAACTAGTACCTGTTAATGATGAATTACACTTGTTAGAGGAATTGCTAGGTGGCGCTACCTTATCGCGCGAGAGTGGCTTTTTTAAGCAACTTGGGTGGTACCACGGTAACAATCGTCCCTGTCTGTCTGGCAGGGACTTTTTTTATTGCTTAATAAGAGAATTGACAGAACTTTAAACAGACTAAAATGAGACAAGAAGGAGTAGTTCCATGAATATTATTGATGAATTAGAATGGCGTGGCGCAATTAACCAGCAAACCGATGAAGCCGGCTTAAAAGACTATGTTGAAAGCCATTCGATCAGCCTCTATTGTGGAGTTGACCCTACTGGGGATTCCTTGCATATTGGCCACTTGATTCCCTTTATCATGCTGAAGCGTTTCCAATTACAAGGCCATCGTCCGGTAATCTTAATTGGTGGGGCGACGGGTTCCATTGGTGACCCCTCTGGTCGGAGTGAAGAGCGGCAATTACAATCCATGGAGGTTGTTAATGAAAATGCCCGTAAGCTGACCGCCCAAATGGAAAAACTTTTCCTCAAGGATCCTAACGCCCAATTCCGCCTAGTCAATAACTATGTTTGGACCAAGGACTTGTCCTTACTAGACTTCTTGCGTGACTATGGGAAATTATTCAATATCAATACCATGTTGGCTAAGGATGTTGTGGCTTCGCGTCTTGAACATGGGATTTCCTTTACTGAATTTACCTATCAAATTCTTCAATCCATGGACTTCTTACACTTATACCGAGAAGAAGATGTCCGTTTACAAATTGGTGGGGCCGACCAATGGGGCAATATTACCAGCGGTTTAGACTTGATTCGTAAGGTAGAAGGGCCTGAAGCTAAGGCGTTCGGTTTAACCATCCCCCTCATGTTGAAGGCAGATGGCACGAAATTTGGTAAAACTGCCGGTGGGGCAGTTTGGTTAGACCCTGAAAAAACCTCCCCTTATGAGTTCTACCAATTTTGGGTCAACCAAGATGACGCGGATGTGGTTAAATACTTGAAATACTTCACCTTCCTATCAAAAGAAGAGATTGCTGAATTAGCCGAAAAAGTTGCCACTGAGCCCCATAAAAGAGAGGCCCAAAAGAC
The nucleotide sequence above comes from Aerococcus urinae. Encoded proteins:
- the mgtA gene encoding magnesium-translocating P-type ATPase — protein: MKKFENQGRYRQFAAYSEGELFNYYKIDKNGLSDDQVQALREEYGENVIDYGDKASLMEELVQAYLTPFTLILIGLAIISFFTDYVFAAADSRDCISSVIILVLVFISGTVSFIQSKQSNDAAEHLKEMVKVTANVKRAGDFNEIPTEEIVCGDLVKLSAGDLIPADLRIIESKDLFVSQAAMTGESYPVEKMAQATDHAETVVDEANLAFMGSNVISGSAIGLVIAVGEDTLFGDIAKTVTTEEEVTNFDIGISKISTLLMRFMGVMVPVVFLINGIHMKNWLDALIFAISVAVGLTPEMLPMIVTTNLVKGSQTMAKGGTIVKNLNAIQSFGAMDVLCTDKTGTLTQDKIVLEMHLNCDGDEDSGVLRHAYLNSYYQTGLKNLMDVAIIEATHRELDLDPNYYHKVDEIPFDFERRRMSVVVEDKAGKRQLITKGAVEEMLAISSLVLKQGQAIPLTDDLRQEIRQQVKDLNEDGLRVIGIAQKTNPPAVDAFSIEDESDMLLIGYLAFLDPPKESTQPALKALADHHVDVKVLTGDNEEVTRSVCRQVGISADSIINGIDLEAMDEEALAQAVEDYQVFVKISPQQKAQITQILQDNGHVVGFMGDGINDAAALTTSDVGISVDTAVDIAKESADIILLEKDLMILEKGVVSGREIFGNIMKYINITTSSNFGNTFSILMASLFLPFLPMMPTQLLVLNLIYDIACISIPWDRMDASYLKEPKNWDASHVKNFMIYFGPISSIFDVLSFVALYHWIIPQVLNGTYWSLSTGQQAVFEALFHSGWFVVSLWSQTLVLHMLRTEKLPFIQSRPSFIFTTITTIGIIFGSLLPRTKLGFYLGLAPLPGSFWLLLVAIVISYLVLVTLVKHFYVKHYGKLL
- the tyrS gene encoding tyrosine--tRNA ligase encodes the protein MNIIDELEWRGAINQQTDEAGLKDYVESHSISLYCGVDPTGDSLHIGHLIPFIMLKRFQLQGHRPVILIGGATGSIGDPSGRSEERQLQSMEVVNENARKLTAQMEKLFLKDPNAQFRLVNNYVWTKDLSLLDFLRDYGKLFNINTMLAKDVVASRLEHGISFTEFTYQILQSMDFLHLYREEDVRLQIGGADQWGNITSGLDLIRKVEGPEAKAFGLTIPLMLKADGTKFGKTAGGAVWLDPEKTSPYEFYQFWVNQDDADVVKYLKYFTFLSKEEIAELAEKVATEPHKREAQKTLAKEMTLFVHGEEGLADALSITEALFSGDIKNLSAKQIEQGFNNMPGAQVPRETANLAVWLVDNGVESSRRQSREDIKNGAIYINGERVQDIDYEISPADAIEDKYIVVRRGKKKYFLMTFAD